DNA sequence from the Marinilongibacter aquaticus genome:
GTGGCCGCAGGATTGCCCGCTTTGCACAGCAGTTTGAAAGTATGGGAAGAGAGCCCGTTCAAAACGGAAAAGGAAATTGATATGGCTTCGGGTTTACCCGATTTATTGGGGCATTACGAAAGCTCGCCGGAAAAGCTTCAACAATTTATTCAAAATACAGGTAAAAAGTAACCGTATGGGTGTTGAGTCTATCTATAAAAGAAAGCGGTGTAACGGTGGTCGACGATTGGCCGGGCCTAAGCATATTGCGAAGGCCATGCGAGATGTGCAACTCGGGAGCCAGCTTGAAAAAACTTCGGAAAAACTCAGCACCCACACCGTATTCTACACTGAAATCGGCACGACGCAAGCCCGGGATACTTCGGGTTGCATTTTTGTTCGCTAAGTTAATCGCATTGGTTTCCATGCCCATATTCAGGCCGCCAAACATGTTCATTCGGTAATTGCCCCTTCGCATCGATTTGTAACGAAGAAAGACCGGGATTTCCAGCCAGGCTTGCTCGCGAGAAGGCAGTATGCCCGAATCTTCGTTGACAAGTATTTTTCTGTTGAAAATGGCCACTGTTGGGGCTATCCGCAAGTCGAAATTCGGATTGAGCGTGACGTTCATAAGGCCACCCATTTTTAATCCTGTATTTGTAGGTGAGGTGAGGGCACTGATTACAACACCATTTGAGGTCGCATTCGATGAGTTTCTGGCATAGGCTTCGGTAAAACGTATGCGGTAATTGCTAACCGAAAGGCCAAGGAAATAGCCGAAATGCACAATTTTTGCATCGTAATCGGCCTGATGAATTACTTTGTCTCTTTTTTGGGCCAAAGTCTTATTAGTGGCCAGAGACATAAGAATTAGCAGGAAAGTACTTATTTTTTTCCTGTGTATATCGAGCATATACCGAATGTTAATTTCTTGCATTGGGTTTGTTGAAATCCTGCTTGCTCAAAAATGGTTAGAAAATCCTTTCCATCGGGAAAAGCCTGAACAGACTCTGGCAGGTATGAATATGCCGACTGGTCTTTTGAAATAAGCCTCCCGATTGCGGGCAAAACCGTATTGGAATAGAAGGCATACAATTGTTTCATCGGAAAACTACTGGGTTTGGAAAACTCCACAATTACGCAAGTTCCCCCCGGTTTTGTAACCCTAAACATGTCTGTAAGTCCTTTCAACAGATTCTCAAAGTTTCGCACGCCAAAGGAAACGATAACGGCGTCGAAAGTATTGTCATCAAAAAGCAGTTTCTCCGAATCGCCCATTTGCAATTCAATTTGCTCTTCGAGCCCAAGCTTTTTCATTTTCTCGCGACCTTGTGCCAACATACCCTCTGAAATGTCGACCCCAATTATTTTTTTTGGTTTCAGTTGTCGATGGGCTTCCACCGCGAGGTCGCCAGTGCCTGTGGCGATATCCAAAATGAGCTGTGGTTTTTCGGGTTTCAACAAAGCGATGGCCCGCTTACGCCAATAAATGTCTATTCCGCCACTGAGAAGGCGATTCAAGAGGTCGTATTTTCCAGAGATATTGTCGAACATCGTCGACACCTGCTCTTTTTTGCTGGCCGAATTGTCTTTATAAGGAACTACTGTCATTTGAGAATACCTTTACATATGTTTTTTACAATCGCCGGGCCTTCGTAAATAAAGCCCGAATACACTTGCACCAATGCTGCACCGGCCTCCAATTTTTCTTTTGCGTCGGCTGCCGTATATATTCCTCCGACACCAATAATCGGAAAGGTTCCCCCCGATTTTTGATGAAGGTAACGAATCACTTCTGTAGATCGTTTGGTCAAAGGTTTGCCGCTAAGACCACCTGCACCAATTTCTTGCACAAGGTTTTGGGGGCTTTGCAGGGGTTCGCGGGCGATCGTCGTGTTCGTGGCGATCAGCCCGTCGATATTTGTTTCTTTTACGATATCCACAATGTCGTCGAGCTGAGCATCGCTTAGATCCGGAGCTATTTTCAACAAAATGGGTTTGGGATTTTCTTTCTTTGCGTTGGCCTCTTTCAAGGTATTCAGCAATTTCATCAAAGGTTCTTTGTCTTGCAAGGCCCTTAGGCCTGGCGTATTTGGTGAGCTCACATTGACCACGAAATAATCGATGTGTAAATGGAGGGCTTCGAAAGCTTTCAGATAATCGTCTTCGGCTTCTTCGTTGGGTGTCAGCTTGTTTTTGCCAATGTTCCCGCCGATCAATACGTTCGATTTCCGCACTTTCAAAAGTTCGGCAGCGGTGGCTGCCCCTTCATTGTTGAAGCCCATGCGGTTGACGATGGCTTCATCTTGAACCAAGCGAAACAGTCGAGGTTTATCGTTTCCGGCTTGCGGTTTGGGTGTAACAGTGCCGATCTCGATAAAGCCAAAACCAAGGTTGGCGAGCTCGTCGACCCAACGGGCATTTTTGTCAAAACCTGCCGCCAAGCCTACGGGGTTTTTGAATCGAAGGCCAAAGACCTCGCGTTCCAGCCGAGTGTCTTCAAAGGTAAAGCTTTTGCGAATCAAGGCAGGCCCAAAGGGTAGGCGATGAGCAAAACGAAGCAGGTCCATTGCGAAATAATGGATTTTTTCAGGATCGAATCTCTTGAAAATGGGGAAGACCAGTGTTTTGTAAAAGCCCATAAACACGTTAAATCGCGGCGATTAAGAAAAAGATTAAAATGGCTGCAAATCTAGGTTTTGTTGAGGGTTTTGCCAAAATAAGTGCGATTTTAATTGTTCTTGAAGAATTGGAATACTTGTATCATATATTAAAAAAGTTCAATTATTGGCAAAAGAAATACTGCCAAGTCAACTCGCTCGATAGAGACTTCGCCGTTTCGTAAACACAATTTTTGTAGATTTTATAGGTAATAGTATTGATTATCCCCTTTGGGGCCGTTTTCCACTTATAATTGATAAATGCCACTCATATAAGATTCATATAAAAATAATACTAGAAACTTTGAACCTTTTGAAAGTTTCCCAAGTTTTGTAGCCATGGAAATTCAGGCACGGATATTGAATAAAGCAGAGGAGCTGTTTCTGACTTTGGGTTTCAAAAGTGTAACAATGAACGATATCGCCCAAGAATTGGGTATTTCTAAGAAAACCATTTACCAACACTTTGAAGACAAGAAAGCTCTCGTGGAGGCCGTATGTGGCTTTGTATTGAACAATACAGAGTGCATGGAAAAGGAATGTATTTCTACTGCCGAAAACCCAGTTCAGGAGATTGTGATGATGAGCAAATGTATGCGGGATATGCTGGAAACCATGAACCCGGCTATCTTCTACGATTTGCAAAAATATTATCCCAAGGCTTGGCAAATGTACAGATTGGAGAAGGAGCGTATCCGAAAGGTGATGTTGAAAAACTTGGAAATGGGCATCGAGCAAGGGTATTTCCGGAACGACCTGAACGTGGAGATTTTGTCGAGAATGCGGATCGAACTGATCGACATGGCTTTTAATGGGCAGATGTTCCCTGCAAAAGACTTCAGTTTAATAGAAGTGCAAGAGGCATTCGTCGATCATTTTGTACGTGGTGTTGTAACAGAGAAAGGCTTAAATACTTATAACGAATTAAAACAGAACATATGAATAGAATAATTTTACTTACTGCTGGAGTGCTGCTTTCATTTAGTGGTTTCGCCCAACAGGCTTTTTCCCTTGGGGAAGCAGTGGAGTACGGTTTACAAAACCATTCGAATGTAAAGAATGCTTTGGTCGACAGGCAAGACACAGAACTGGACATCAAGCAGATTGTGCAGACGGGTTTGCCGAAGATCAACGGATCTTTCCAGTTTACCTACAATGCGATTATCCCTTCTCAATTGATCGAGGCCAAAAACTTTGATCCAACCGCGGCCGAAGGAGAAGTGATTAAGGTGCAGTTTGGTGTGCCTTGGGGTGGCCAAGCGGGTATTTCTTTGAACCAGCTTATTTTTGATGCCACTTGGCTTGTGGGGCTTCGTGCGGCCGACACCTACCGCCAATTGGCCGATCAGGCGACAGAGAAAACCAAAGTCGATGTGGCCGAAAACATTAGCAAAGCGTATTACTCTGTTTTGGTTGCCGAAGAGAGAATGGGCATTTTGAGTAACAACCTGGGTCGCTTGGATACCTTGATTGAGAATACAAGCGAAATGTTCAAGCAAGGGTTTGCCGAGCAAATCGACCTGAATCGACTTGAAGTGCAACGCAACAACCTTTTGGCCGAAAAGCAGAAGGTGGAAAACCTGATTGCCCTTTCGTATAAATTGTTGAAATTCCAGATGTCTTATCCTGTAGACGAGCCACTTAGCTTGAGTGAAAAACTTCAGGATCAAGAAAAAATTGCTCTGATGCAAGTGGAATACAATGCCGTAAATCCCGAAGACCGCATTGAGTTTCAGCAATTGCAAACCAATATGCGATTGACAGACCTCAATGCCGAAAGGTACCAAAAGAGTGCTTTGCCGGTGTTCAATTTCACCGCAAGTTTGGGTGCAGGGCACAGCAACCCGGTTTTCAATCCTTTCCAGCGTTGGTTTCCCTCTTCTGCATTGGGCATCGGCATGAATATTCCAATCTACGACAGCGGCTTGCGTAAAACACAGGTGGAACGCCAGCGATTGACCAAGCTGAAATTGGAAAATTCTGCAGAATTGCTTCGCAACTCATTCAAATTGGAGAACGATCAGGCGACCATTAACCTGAAAAACGGTTTGGAAAACCTACGAATTCAGAAAAGCAATTTGGAATTGGCCGAAGAGGTGATGCGGGTGACGAACATCAAATTCGAACAAGGTGTAGGCTCGAACATCGAGCTGGTAAATGCCACGAGCGATTACCGCGAAGCTCAGACCAATTATTTCGCGGCTCTTTATGATGTGTTGGTTGCCAAAGTAGATTTGGACAAAGCACACGGAAAATTAATTCATGATTAAAACCTCTATCTCGACAAATAAATGAAAAATTACAAGTTCTTAATTACGCTATTCTTGGGATTGAGCCTGCTGGCCAGTTCTTGCGG
Encoded proteins:
- a CDS encoding TolC family protein, with amino-acid sequence MNRIILLTAGVLLSFSGFAQQAFSLGEAVEYGLQNHSNVKNALVDRQDTELDIKQIVQTGLPKINGSFQFTYNAIIPSQLIEAKNFDPTAAEGEVIKVQFGVPWGGQAGISLNQLIFDATWLVGLRAADTYRQLADQATEKTKVDVAENISKAYYSVLVAEERMGILSNNLGRLDTLIENTSEMFKQGFAEQIDLNRLEVQRNNLLAEKQKVENLIALSYKLLKFQMSYPVDEPLSLSEKLQDQEKIALMQVEYNAVNPEDRIEFQQLQTNMRLTDLNAERYQKSALPVFNFTASLGAGHSNPVFNPFQRWFPSSALGIGMNIPIYDSGLRKTQVERQRLTKLKLENSAELLRNSFKLENDQATINLKNGLENLRIQKSNLELAEEVMRVTNIKFEQGVGSNIELVNATSDYREAQTNYFAALYDVLVAKVDLDKAHGKLIHD
- the ubiE gene encoding bifunctional demethylmenaquinone methyltransferase/2-methoxy-6-polyprenyl-1,4-benzoquinol methylase UbiE, giving the protein MTVVPYKDNSASKKEQVSTMFDNISGKYDLLNRLLSGGIDIYWRKRAIALLKPEKPQLILDIATGTGDLAVEAHRQLKPKKIIGVDISEGMLAQGREKMKKLGLEEQIELQMGDSEKLLFDDNTFDAVIVSFGVRNFENLLKGLTDMFRVTKPGGTCVIVEFSKPSSFPMKQLYAFYSNTVLPAIGRLISKDQSAYSYLPESVQAFPDGKDFLTIFEQAGFQQTQCKKLTFGICSIYTGKK
- the porT gene encoding type IX secretion/gliding motility protein PorT/SprT is translated as MSLATNKTLAQKRDKVIHQADYDAKIVHFGYFLGLSVSNYRIRFTEAYARNSSNATSNGVVISALTSPTNTGLKMGGLMNVTLNPNFDLRIAPTVAIFNRKILVNEDSGILPSREQAWLEIPVFLRYKSMRRGNYRMNMFGGLNMGMETNAINLANKNATRSIPGLRRADFSVEYGVGAEFFRSFFKLAPELHISHGLRNMLRPGQSSTTVTPLSFIDRLNTHTVTFYLYFE
- a CDS encoding quinone-dependent dihydroorotate dehydrogenase, yielding MGFYKTLVFPIFKRFDPEKIHYFAMDLLRFAHRLPFGPALIRKSFTFEDTRLEREVFGLRFKNPVGLAAGFDKNARWVDELANLGFGFIEIGTVTPKPQAGNDKPRLFRLVQDEAIVNRMGFNNEGAATAAELLKVRKSNVLIGGNIGKNKLTPNEEAEDDYLKAFEALHLHIDYFVVNVSSPNTPGLRALQDKEPLMKLLNTLKEANAKKENPKPILLKIAPDLSDAQLDDIVDIVKETNIDGLIATNTTIAREPLQSPQNLVQEIGAGGLSGKPLTKRSTEVIRYLHQKSGGTFPIIGVGGIYTAADAKEKLEAGAALVQVYSGFIYEGPAIVKNICKGILK
- a CDS encoding TetR/AcrR family transcriptional regulator, translating into MEIQARILNKAEELFLTLGFKSVTMNDIAQELGISKKTIYQHFEDKKALVEAVCGFVLNNTECMEKECISTAENPVQEIVMMSKCMRDMLETMNPAIFYDLQKYYPKAWQMYRLEKERIRKVMLKNLEMGIEQGYFRNDLNVEILSRMRIELIDMAFNGQMFPAKDFSLIEVQEAFVDHFVRGVVTEKGLNTYNELKQNI